A region from the Euleptes europaea isolate rEulEur1 chromosome 13, rEulEur1.hap1, whole genome shotgun sequence genome encodes:
- the ZCCHC8 gene encoding zinc finger CCHC domain-containing protein 8 isoform X1, translating into MNNTISKQYHQEIEDFISSLVQRYEEQQRAEADKTFFNVKPQPSSFVLEEDCKTTSPNPSQKMKEAFSVIGSVFYFTNFCLDKLGQPILNENPQLTDGWEVPKYQQVFTQIISLDGQEIQVKPKRPKPHCFNCGCEDHQMKDCPQPRNAARINEKRKQFMEACGEAGNQNFQQRYHAEETEERFGRFIPGIISDELQDALGVTDNNLPPFIYRMRELGYPPGWLKEAEMEKSGLTLYDAFPGGEAEEEESYQRNRCVSYDVSKLINYPGFNISTPSGVTDEWRMFGSIPMQPSQQKDIFAHYLSTYRSASPKSSNKRPSPHQSAHNQKRQKRNNVEVSSADMEMDSDLEMLQGSPAYDSFQFQPPLPPGSPLNATPPPLPRGTPPCTPPNFTPPQPPPSTPPPLPEDTLSTLNDSVSVRIENEETLTLEELEEQQRLIWAALEQADSANSDSEIPTETPLTGNSVASSPLRIEPDILPESTALKVLDAWPESSENSKPIPKAEQSEEKQSLADEMVDLTGGGEEPPSQMDSEEGSAENCPSISVCEVSQGVDGGSSPMVTNTQGSSTNASPVPDMSKFAAGITPFEFENMAESTGIYLRIRSVLKNSPRNQQKNKKDAS; encoded by the exons ATGAACAATACTATTTCAAA GCAATATCATCAAGAAATAGAGGATTTCATATCTAGTTTAGTTCAAAGATATGAGGAACAACAGAGAGCTGAAGCTGACAAGACATTCTTCAATGTTAAGCCACag cCCTCTAGTTTTGTGCTGGAAGAGGACTGTAAAACAACAAGCCCAAATCCATCCCAAAAAATGAAGGAAGCTTTTAGT GTTATAGGGAGTGTGTTCTATTTTACCAATTTTTGTCTTGATAAACTGGGGCAACCCATATTAAATGAAAACCCTCAGCTCACAGATGGATGGGAAGTACCCAA ATACCAGCAAGTTTTCACGCAGATTATTTCTCTAGATGGACAAGAGATACAAGTGAAGCCTAAAAG GCCAAAGCCTCACTGCTTCAACTGCGGATGTGAAGACCATCAAATGAAAGATTGTCCACAG CCACGAAATGCTGCCCGtataaatgaaaaaagaaaacagttcaTGGAGGCTTGTGGGGAAGCAGGCAACCAAAACTTCCAACAGCGGTACCATGCCGAAGAAACTGAAGAAAGGTTTGGAAGATTCATACCAGGAATAATTAG TGATGAACTTCAGGATGCGCTTGGCGTCACAGACAACAATCTTCCTCCCTTTATATATCGGATGCGGGAGCTGGGTTACCCCCCAGGTTGGCTTAAAGAGGCTGAAATGGAAAAATCTGGGCTAACTCTCTACGATG CATTTCCTGGTGGGGAAGCTGAGGAGGAAGAATCCTATCAACGGAATCGGTGTGTCTCTTATGATGTCTCCAAGTTGATAAACTATCCAGGTTTTAATATATCCACACCAAGTGGAGTCACAGAT GAATGGCGGATGTTTGGCTCTATACCCATGCAACCATCCCAGCAGAAAGATATCTTTGCCCACTATCTTTCTACTTATCGTTCG GCAAGTCCAAAGTCCAGCAATAAAAGGCCTTCACCTCACCAGAGCGCTCATAATCAAAAAAGGCAGAAGAGAAACAATGTTGAAGTATCATCAGCTGATATGGAGATGGATTCTG ATTTAGAAATGCTGCAGGGTTCTCCAGCTTACGATAGCTTCCAGTTCCAGCCTCCACTGCCTCCTGGGTCTCCGCTGAATGCAACTCCTCCCCCTTTGCCCCGAGGTACCCCTCCCTGCACTCCCCCCAACTTCACCCCTCCTCAGCCACCTCCTTCCACACCTCCACCTCTTCCAGAAGACACTTTGAGTACTCTCAATGATTCTGTTTCAGTGAGAATAGAGAATGAAGAAACACTGACCCTGGAAGAGCTTGAGGAGCAGCAGCGTCTCATTTGGGCAGCCCTCGAGCAGGCAGACAGTGCAAATAGTGACTCTGAAATCCCCACGGAAACTCCTTTAACAGGAAACTCCGTGGCGTCATCACCACTTAGAATTGAGCCAGACATTCTTCCAGAGAGCACAGCGCTTAAGGTATTGGATGCCTGGCCTGAATCCTCAGAAAATAGCAAGCCTATACCCAAAGCAGAGCAGTCCGAAGAGAAACAGAGTTTGGCTGACGAAATGGTTGActtaacaggaggaggagaagagccaCCCAGTCAGATGGATTCTGAAGAAGGCTCAGCTGAGAACTGCCCCTCCATCTCTGTGTGTGAAGTGAGCCAAGGGGTAGATGGTGGCAGCTCTCCTATGGTCACCAATACGCAAGGGTCGTCTACAAATGCTAGCCCCGTCCCTGACATGAGCAAGTTTGCTGCCGGGATAACACcttttgaatttgaaaatatgGCTGAATCAACTGGGATTTACCTACGAATAAGAAGTGTGTTAAAGAACTCTCCCAGGAACCAGCAGAAGAACAAGAAGGACGCCTCTTAA
- the ZCCHC8 gene encoding zinc finger CCHC domain-containing protein 8 isoform X2 → MAAEVDFGDRELFEQLDADEPAAAPAAQPLHTRFDEETEELRERLRECQETVRELQAENLELRRKLKILTRPSGLKVDDSKHDGPLLQILFMNNTISKQYHQEIEDFISSLVQRYEEQQRAEADKTFFNVKPQPSSFVLEEDCKTTSPNPSQKMKEAFSVIGSVFYFTNFCLDKLGQPILNENPQLTDGWEVPKYQQVFTQIISLDGQEIQVKPKRPKPHCFNCGCEDHQMKDCPQPRNAARINEKRKQFMEACGEAGNQNFQQRYHAEETEERFGRFIPGIISDELQDALGVTDNNLPPFIYRMRELGYPPGWLKEAEMEKSGLTLYDGKAFPGGEAEEEESYQRNRCVSYDVSKLINYPGFNISTPSGVTDEWRMFGSIPMQPSQQKDIFAHYLSTYRSASPKSSNKRPSPHQSAHNQKRQKRNNVEVSSADMEMDSDLEMLQGSPAYDSFQFQPPLPPGSPLNATPPPLPRGTPPCTPPNFTPPQPPPSTPPPLPEDTLSTLNDSVSVRIENEETLTLEELEEQQRLIWAALEQADSANSDSEIPTETPLTGNSVASSPLRIEPDILPESTALKVLDAWPESSENSKPIPKAEQSEEKQSLADEMVDLTGGGEEPPSQMDSEEGSAENCPSISVCEVSQGVDGGSSPMVTNTQGSSTNASPVPDMSKFAAGITPFEFENMAESTGIYLRIRSVLKNSPRNQQKNKKDAS, encoded by the exons ATGGCGGCTGAGGTGGACTTCGGCGACCGCGAGCTCTTCGAGCAGTTGGACGCGGACGAGCCCGCGGCGGCGCCGGCCGCGCAGCCGCTCCACACCCGCTTCGACGAGGAGACGGAGGAGTTGCGCGAGCGGCTGCGGGAGTGCCAGGAGACCGTGAGGGAGCTGCAGGCCGAGA ATCTTGAACTCAGAAGAAAACTGAAAATACTGACACGACCAAG tgGACTTAAAGTGGATGACTCTAAACATGATGGGCCTTTGTTACAGATTTTATTTATGAACAATACTATTTCAAA GCAATATCATCAAGAAATAGAGGATTTCATATCTAGTTTAGTTCAAAGATATGAGGAACAACAGAGAGCTGAAGCTGACAAGACATTCTTCAATGTTAAGCCACag cCCTCTAGTTTTGTGCTGGAAGAGGACTGTAAAACAACAAGCCCAAATCCATCCCAAAAAATGAAGGAAGCTTTTAGT GTTATAGGGAGTGTGTTCTATTTTACCAATTTTTGTCTTGATAAACTGGGGCAACCCATATTAAATGAAAACCCTCAGCTCACAGATGGATGGGAAGTACCCAA ATACCAGCAAGTTTTCACGCAGATTATTTCTCTAGATGGACAAGAGATACAAGTGAAGCCTAAAAG GCCAAAGCCTCACTGCTTCAACTGCGGATGTGAAGACCATCAAATGAAAGATTGTCCACAG CCACGAAATGCTGCCCGtataaatgaaaaaagaaaacagttcaTGGAGGCTTGTGGGGAAGCAGGCAACCAAAACTTCCAACAGCGGTACCATGCCGAAGAAACTGAAGAAAGGTTTGGAAGATTCATACCAGGAATAATTAG TGATGAACTTCAGGATGCGCTTGGCGTCACAGACAACAATCTTCCTCCCTTTATATATCGGATGCGGGAGCTGGGTTACCCCCCAGGTTGGCTTAAAGAGGCTGAAATGGAAAAATCTGGGCTAACTCTCTACGATGGTAAAG CATTTCCTGGTGGGGAAGCTGAGGAGGAAGAATCCTATCAACGGAATCGGTGTGTCTCTTATGATGTCTCCAAGTTGATAAACTATCCAGGTTTTAATATATCCACACCAAGTGGAGTCACAGAT GAATGGCGGATGTTTGGCTCTATACCCATGCAACCATCCCAGCAGAAAGATATCTTTGCCCACTATCTTTCTACTTATCGTTCG GCAAGTCCAAAGTCCAGCAATAAAAGGCCTTCACCTCACCAGAGCGCTCATAATCAAAAAAGGCAGAAGAGAAACAATGTTGAAGTATCATCAGCTGATATGGAGATGGATTCTG ATTTAGAAATGCTGCAGGGTTCTCCAGCTTACGATAGCTTCCAGTTCCAGCCTCCACTGCCTCCTGGGTCTCCGCTGAATGCAACTCCTCCCCCTTTGCCCCGAGGTACCCCTCCCTGCACTCCCCCCAACTTCACCCCTCCTCAGCCACCTCCTTCCACACCTCCACCTCTTCCAGAAGACACTTTGAGTACTCTCAATGATTCTGTTTCAGTGAGAATAGAGAATGAAGAAACACTGACCCTGGAAGAGCTTGAGGAGCAGCAGCGTCTCATTTGGGCAGCCCTCGAGCAGGCAGACAGTGCAAATAGTGACTCTGAAATCCCCACGGAAACTCCTTTAACAGGAAACTCCGTGGCGTCATCACCACTTAGAATTGAGCCAGACATTCTTCCAGAGAGCACAGCGCTTAAGGTATTGGATGCCTGGCCTGAATCCTCAGAAAATAGCAAGCCTATACCCAAAGCAGAGCAGTCCGAAGAGAAACAGAGTTTGGCTGACGAAATGGTTGActtaacaggaggaggagaagagccaCCCAGTCAGATGGATTCTGAAGAAGGCTCAGCTGAGAACTGCCCCTCCATCTCTGTGTGTGAAGTGAGCCAAGGGGTAGATGGTGGCAGCTCTCCTATGGTCACCAATACGCAAGGGTCGTCTACAAATGCTAGCCCCGTCCCTGACATGAGCAAGTTTGCTGCCGGGATAACACcttttgaatttgaaaatatgGCTGAATCAACTGGGATTTACCTACGAATAAGAAGTGTGTTAAAGAACTCTCCCAGGAACCAGCAGAAGAACAAGAAGGACGCCTCTTAA